One Streptomyces sp. P9-A2 DNA window includes the following coding sequences:
- a CDS encoding helix-turn-helix domain-containing protein → MANSSSTAVESSDSLKAFGAALKTFRERALLTQEQLAERLNYSHASVASVEQGRRMPTAVFVERAEEELEAFGVLRAMVRHVGRQRGLAVWFREWAQLEETSVGLCTYECRVVPGLLQTEAYTRAVMLNVPPPPSQEQLEQRIAARRARQDLLRREPPIAFSFIVEESVLLRHTGGEAVTRELLGHLLTCTEQWNVELQIMPLRQPYHAGTDGPMQLLETPERQWVGYAEGQKTGQLVSGREAVSVMQMRYAKMRSQALSPADSVELLQRMRGAL, encoded by the coding sequence ATGGCGAACAGCAGCAGTACAGCAGTCGAGTCGTCCGACAGTCTCAAGGCGTTCGGTGCGGCACTGAAGACGTTCCGGGAACGGGCCCTGCTCACCCAGGAGCAGCTCGCCGAACGGCTCAACTACTCGCACGCCTCCGTCGCCTCGGTCGAGCAGGGGCGGCGGATGCCGACCGCGGTGTTCGTCGAGCGGGCGGAGGAGGAGCTGGAGGCGTTCGGGGTGCTGCGGGCCATGGTCCGGCACGTCGGGCGGCAGCGGGGCCTGGCGGTGTGGTTCCGGGAGTGGGCTCAGCTGGAGGAGACCTCGGTCGGTCTGTGCACGTACGAGTGCCGGGTGGTGCCCGGACTGCTCCAGACCGAGGCGTACACCCGGGCGGTCATGCTCAACGTGCCGCCCCCACCCTCCCAGGAACAACTCGAGCAGCGGATCGCCGCACGGCGGGCGCGGCAGGACCTGCTGCGCCGGGAGCCGCCGATCGCGTTCAGCTTCATCGTCGAGGAGTCGGTGCTGCTGCGGCACACGGGAGGCGAGGCGGTCACCCGCGAGCTGCTCGGCCACCTCCTCACCTGCACGGAACAGTGGAACGTGGAACTGCAGATCATGCCGCTGCGGCAGCCGTACCACGCGGGCACGGACGGGCCGATGCAACTCCTGGAGACCCCGGAACGCCAGTGGGTCGGGTACGCGGAGGGGCAGAAGACCGGACAGTTGGTGTCCGGCCGAGAAGCGGTGAGCGTGATGCAGATGCGCTATGCCAAGATGCGCTCGCAGGCCCTGTCCCCGGCGGACTCGGTCGAGTTGTTGCAGAGGATGCGAGGAGCGCTATGA
- a CDS encoding DUF397 domain-containing protein codes for MNTVNGLDWFKSSYSGSEGDSCVEVAYAPGAVHVRDSKQQDGPRFAVSPSAWGAFLGGAEG; via the coding sequence ATGAACACCGTCAACGGGCTGGACTGGTTCAAGAGCAGCTACAGCGGATCCGAGGGCGACAGTTGCGTGGAGGTCGCGTACGCCCCCGGAGCCGTGCACGTACGCGACTCCAAGCAGCAGGACGGGCCCCGGTTCGCCGTCTCCCCTTCCGCCTGGGGTGCTTTCCTCGGAGGTGCGGAGGGCTGA